In Pseudomonas flavescens, the sequence GAAGCACGCTTTGCCATGCCCGAAGCCGACATCGTTCATGTCGAACTGCTCGACGAGTGAGTCCAGGGTGACTTGAAGTTTTCCCGAGCCGCCCCCACTTGATGGTCATCCGCCGTACCGCGGCTTAGCCATCAATGTGGAGTTAGATGACCATGAGTGTGGAAACTCAAAAAGAAACCCTGGGCTTCCAGACAGAGGTGAAGCAACTGCTGCACCTCATGATCCACTCGCTGTATTCCAACAAGGAAATCTTCCTGCGCGAGTTGATCTCCAACGCCTCCGACGCCGTCGACAAGCTGCGTTTCGAGGCGCTGGCCAAGCCCGAGCTGCTCGAGGGCGGTGCCGAGCTGAAGATCCGCGTGACCTTCGACAAGGACGCTAAGACCGTCACCCTCGAAGACAACGGCATTGGCATGAGCCGTGAAGAGGCCATCGCGCACCTCGGCACCATCGCCAAATCCGGCACCGCCGATTTCCTGAAGAACCTCTCCGGCGACCAGAAGAAGGACTCGAGCCTGATCGGTCAGTTCGGCGTCGGCTTCTACTCGGCGTTCATCGTTGCCGACAAGGTCGAAGTATTCACCCGCCGTGCCGGTCTGTCGGCTGGCGAAGGCGTGCACTGGGCCTCCAAGGGCGAGGGTGACTTCGAGGTCGCCAACGTCGAGAAGGCCGAACGCGGTACCCGCATCGTCCTGCACCTCAAGAGCGGCGAAGAAGAGTTCGCTGATGGTTGGCGCCTGCGCAACGTCATCAAGAAGTACTCCGACCATATCGGCCTGCCGATCGAGCTGCCGAAAGAAAGCCATGGCGAAGAGCAGGACAAGCCGGCCGAGGAGTGGGAAGTGGTCAACCGCGCCAGCGCGTTGTGGACGCGTCCGCGTACCGAGGTTACCGACGAGCAGTACCAGGAATTCTACAAACACGTTTCCCACGACTACGACAACCCGCTGAGCTGGAGCCACAACAAGGTCGAAGGCAAGCTGGAATACACGTCGCTGCTGTACGTGCCCGGTCGTGCGCCGTTCGACCTGTACCAGCGTGAAGCACCGCGTGGTTTGAAACTCTATGTACAGCGTGTGTTCATCATGGACCAGGCGGACGAGTTCCTGCCCCTGTACCTGCGCTTCATCAAGGGTGTGGTCGACTCCAACGACCTGTCGCTGAACGTCTCCCGTGAAATTCTCCAGAAGGACCCGGTGATCGACTCCATGAAGTCGGCACTGACCAAGCGTGTGCTGGACATGCTGGAGAAGCTGGCCAAGAACGAACCCGAGCAGTACAAGGCGTTCTGGAAGAACTTCGGCCAGGTCCTCAAGGAAGGTCCCGCGGAAGACTTCGCCAACAAGGAGAAGATCGCCGGCCTGCTGCGCTTCGCGTCGACTGCCGAAGGCGAGGGCGAGCAGGTGGTTTCCCTGGGCGACTACATCGGCCGCCTGAAGGAAGGCCAGGACAAGGTCTACTTCCTTACCGGCGAGTCCTACGCGCAGGTCAAGAACAGCCCGCACCTGGAAGTCTTCCGCAAGAAAGGCATCGAAGTGCTGCTGCTCACCGACCGTATCGACGAGTGGCTGATGAGCTACCTCACCGAGTTCGATGGCAAGTCGTTCATCGACGTTGCCCGCGGTGACCTGGACCTGGGCTCGCTGGACTCGGAAGAGGACAAGAAGGCTCAGGAAGAAGTCGCCAAGAGCAAGGAAGGTCTGGTCGAGCGTCTGAAGGGCGCGCTGGGCGAGCAGGTCGCGGAGGTTCGCGTCTCCCATCGCCTGACCGATTCGCCAGCCATCCTGGCCATCGGCGAACAGGACCTGGGCTTGCAGATGCGCCAGATTCTTGAGGCCAGCGGCCAGAAGGTGCCGGATTCCAAGCCGATCTTCGAATTCAACCCGAACCACCCGCTGATCGAGAAGCTGGATGCCGAGCCGGACGAAGACCGTTTCGGCGATCTGTCGCACATCCTCTTCGATCAGGCCGCTCTGGCTGCAGGCGACAGCCTGAAAGACCCAGCCGCCTATGTGCAGCGCCTGAACAAGCTGCTGGTCGAGCTCTCTGCCTGACCCGCTAGCCGCTATGCAAAACGCCGCTCGATCGAGCGGCGTTTTTGTATCTGCAATCTGGTTTTTTCGATTTGGTAGCCAGGGTCGAGCGCAGCGACACTCGGGAAAATCCCTGGGTATCGCTATGCTCAAGCCAGGCTACGTCCTTGCGGCGAGCGCAAATGGGGAAGCCGATATCCGCTCTCGACACGCTCGACCCACAGGATGGACGTCGCTTTATCCGTCCACCGCTCGTTGCCTGAATGGTGGATGAAAAGCGTCAGCGACGCGCCCCGATCCACCCTACGAATCCATCAATGAGACCGCGCGGCGATCCTGATGAAAGATTACGGATG encodes:
- the htpG gene encoding molecular chaperone HtpG codes for the protein MSVETQKETLGFQTEVKQLLHLMIHSLYSNKEIFLRELISNASDAVDKLRFEALAKPELLEGGAELKIRVTFDKDAKTVTLEDNGIGMSREEAIAHLGTIAKSGTADFLKNLSGDQKKDSSLIGQFGVGFYSAFIVADKVEVFTRRAGLSAGEGVHWASKGEGDFEVANVEKAERGTRIVLHLKSGEEEFADGWRLRNVIKKYSDHIGLPIELPKESHGEEQDKPAEEWEVVNRASALWTRPRTEVTDEQYQEFYKHVSHDYDNPLSWSHNKVEGKLEYTSLLYVPGRAPFDLYQREAPRGLKLYVQRVFIMDQADEFLPLYLRFIKGVVDSNDLSLNVSREILQKDPVIDSMKSALTKRVLDMLEKLAKNEPEQYKAFWKNFGQVLKEGPAEDFANKEKIAGLLRFASTAEGEGEQVVSLGDYIGRLKEGQDKVYFLTGESYAQVKNSPHLEVFRKKGIEVLLLTDRIDEWLMSYLTEFDGKSFIDVARGDLDLGSLDSEEDKKAQEEVAKSKEGLVERLKGALGEQVAEVRVSHRLTDSPAILAIGEQDLGLQMRQILEASGQKVPDSKPIFEFNPNHPLIEKLDAEPDEDRFGDLSHILFDQAALAAGDSLKDPAAYVQRLNKLLVELSA